TTCTATTGATATTCAAGAAAACTTTTTAATAGAAGGTGATTTATATTACTTATCAATGGCTCTTAAAAATTTAATTGATAATGCTTTAAAATATGCTATTTCTTATCCAATAGAAATAAAAGTTATAAATAAAGAAATCCATATAATTAATAATGCAAAACAATTAACTAAAAATCTAGAATATTATTTTAAGCCCTTTACTCAAGAACTATCACAAAGGGATGGTTTTGGATTAGGTCTTAGTATTGTTCAAAAAATTTTAAAAAAACATAATTTTAAAATATCATATAAATATAAAAACGAAAAAGTTAACTTTATAATATCCTTATCTAGTTAAGTACAATTTATGTATAATTTTTATTAAACATAAATAAGGATTAAAATGAGTGCACTGCAATTAGCTGATTTTATAGGTATTATATCTTTTGCTCTTAGTGGTTTTTTAATTGCAGTTCATTATAAACTTGATATTTTAGGTGTTTTAATTTCTTCTTTTTTAACAGCTTTGGGAGGTGGGATGATAAGAGATGTAATCTCAAATGAAACTCCATTTATTTTTACTAATACCACTCCTATTATTTTAGTAGTAAGTACTATTTTTCTCTCTTTTATATTTAAACTTCACAATATTAATAACATAGAAGGAAAGACTGCATTTATAGTCTCAGATGCAATTGGACTAGCCTCTTTTGCAATTACTGGATCTTTAATAGCAATTGAAAATAATTTTAACTTTTTAGGTGTTTTAATACTTGCTTTTTTAACAGCAGTTGGAGGAGGAACAACAAGAGATATTTTAATAAATAAAGTTCCTTTTATACTTGTATCTGAGTTTTATGCAACAGTTGCGATTATTGTTGGCTTGATAATTTATACATTAAATTTATTTAATCTAATGAATCTTTTTACTCTTATTATAGTTTTTATTTTTGGTGTTAGTTTAAGATTATTAGCTTATTACAAAAAATGGCAATTACCAAGACTATAATCTATTTTGTATATTGTTTTAGTTGACTTTCTCTATGCTCTATTACATCCTTTAAATTAATAATAATTTTTGCTTGTTCACTTACTTGCTCATTCAATTTTATAAACTCATCTTTTCTTAAATTTACTTCATTTTCTAAAGTTTCATTTTTTTGTTTTAAATCATCATTTGTAATTTTAAATTTTTTC
The window above is part of the Malaciobacter marinus genome. Proteins encoded here:
- a CDS encoding trimeric intracellular cation channel family protein → MSALQLADFIGIISFALSGFLIAVHYKLDILGVLISSFLTALGGGMIRDVISNETPFIFTNTTPIILVVSTIFLSFIFKLHNINNIEGKTAFIVSDAIGLASFAITGSLIAIENNFNFLGVLILAFLTAVGGGTTRDILINKVPFILVSEFYATVAIIVGLIIYTLNLFNLMNLFTLIIVFIFGVSLRLLAYYKKWQLPRL